Sequence from the Anaerolineae bacterium genome:
CTGGAGTGTGAAACCGAGTTTTTCCAGTATAAAGTTGATTGTTGAACATATATATTTCTGCATACGCACTTGTCTTAGTAGGGTTTGAATATTGTTTTGATTGTTGATGCCAATTCATGCCTGAACCGTCCCAGAAAACGTGGACCTGCAAGATAGAAATCTCTTTCACGCCGGCATGCCGCAGCGAGATGTGCATTTTCTGGATAAGAAAGAGGGCTTGGTATGTTTCTCGCACCTTTTAACGCAGCTTCGAAAATATTCGCTGCTGCCTGATAGTTCTGTCGACGATCAAGTTTGGAATAATATGTGTTAGGGGTTGTCCGGTATATTACATAGGGTTCCGGCATAACCCAAATTTCACCAAGCACACTGACACGCAACCACAATTCGTGATCCTCGCCTATAGGAGGGTTAAGCGTTTCATTATATAATCCTGCCTGTTCAAGAGCGCTTCTCTGTAGCATTGCAGAGGAATGAATTATGTAATTTTGACGCAGCAGAGCTTTATAGTTTATCTTTTCCACTTTAGAAGTTTTGTAATATAAAGGACTTTCATCCAATTTTCCTGTTCCAGACCAACGAAAAGCGTTGCACCCCAACAGTACACAGTTTGCATGACTGTCTAAAAATTCTATCTGTTTTTCCAGCTTTTCCGGCAGCCACAGGTCATCATCATCAAGCACGGCAACGTATTGGGCGTTTCCCTTTCGAATAGCACGATTCCGAGGAGTTGCCGGAAAGCCCGCATGTTTTCCAGACAAATATTTAAAGCGGTTATCTTCCAGAAAAGGTTTGATGGCAGCCAACGTGTCTTTAGTCTCACCATCTTCTGCTATCCAGCATTTCCAGTTTGAAAAA
This genomic interval carries:
- a CDS encoding glycosyltransferase produces the protein MNQITVDIIIPTYNRADLLPETLKSVQNQTFSNWKCWIAEDGETKDTLAAIKPFLEDNRFKYLSGKHAGFPATPRNRAIRKGNAQYVAVLDDDDLWLPEKLEKQIEFLDSHANCVLLGCNAFRWSGTGKLDESPLYYKTSKVEKINYKALLRQNYIIHSSAMLQRSALEQAGLYNETLNPPIGEDHELWLRVSVLGEIWVMPEPYVIYRTTPNTYYSKLDRRQNYQAAANIFEAALKGARNIPSPLSYPENAHLAAACRRERDFYLAGPRFLGRFRHELASTIKTIFKPY